The proteins below come from a single Necator americanus strain Aroian chromosome V, whole genome shotgun sequence genomic window:
- a CDS encoding hypothetical protein (NECATOR_CHRV.G18839.T1), which produces MEEVRGSPAMSQLKQLVLGEDSPLSSPSEVIKPAKEESVNLIFEDKELERTPLGDAIDCLLVRWAQLLSNVSWRPPVPAPSTIDHVKEVVEISMYHFRDSCLDVCSEFTKIDLQWQLDHPDEVYEDEMKGLDDALIRQETLLARAHGILDRRSKEFFG; this is translated from the exons ATGGAAG AGGTCAGGGGATCGCCTGCGATGTCGCAGTTAAAACAGTTGGTTCTTGGTGAAGATTCGcctctttcttctccttctgaaGTCATTAAAC CTGCTAAAGAAGAATCAGTCaatttgatatttgaagaTAAGGAGTTGGAAAGGACACCACTTGGAGATGCTATAGATTGTTTGTTGGTTCGATGGGCACAACTTTTGTCCAATGTCTCTTGGCGACCGCCAGTTCCCGCTCCTTCAACGATCGATCATGTGAAAGAAGTGGTTGAAATATCAATGTATCAT TTTCGCGATTCTTGTTTGGATGTCTGCTCCGAGTTTACAAAAATAGATCTACAGTGGCAACTTGATCATCCTGATGAAGTTTATGAGGAC GAGATGAAGGGTCTCGACGATGCGCTGATACGTCAAGAGACCTTGCTCGCAAGGGCACATGGCATACTTGATAGACGTAGTAAAGAATTTTTTGGGTAA